aaaaatcaatcaatatacatatgtatatctatagatataatatatgcgtgtgtatgtatatatatatataagtacgtaaaCATACcttcacgcgcgcgcacacacagaggcgcTCATGTACACACGTTCATGTACACACGTTCATGTACACACGTTCAtgtacacacgctcacgcacaaaaaacacacacatataaagtataGGAGTATTAAATGAAGCAATAGCcatcaggcggcgagctggcagaaacgttagcatgccgggcgaaatgcttagaggtatttcgtctgccgttacgttctgagttcgactttgcctttcatcctttcggggtcgattaaataagtaccggttatgcaATGGGGTcgaatgtaattgacttaatctctttgactgtccttgtttgtcccctctatgtttagccccttgtgaatgtgtacaatgaaataagtatctaaCGTTTCGGATTAAACACCTTTTCACAGAAAAATTTAGGAAaagtagataaaaagaaataagaatgataacaaatgcatacaccacacacacacatatatacatacccaacacatacacacacacatataaatgcgaatttgaatatatttataccacacacacacacacacactcatatatatagatgcatacacacatgcacatacacatattaatatatatgtatatgcatgcacacactctcgcacacaagCATGctcacttatatgtatacatatatgcatatacacacttgttGATCTAATATGATCACCATTGACATTTAGAAAATATAGTCAACAATGCGTGTACAAAATTTAAGCCTAGTACAGCCAGCATAAAATCGAAAGAAGTCTTATTACAAAATGACAGGCGCCCAGagacaataaaaaaacaagatgTCCAATTCGGCAAACTTGACAAACTATTTTGCTAAAACAATACTTCCCGAGAGACATGGAAGTTATTTGGTACCCCAGGCATTCTATTCTTAGAGATTTCTGAATCGATGGAAACCACAGACAAACTCGTTATTTTTAATGCATCAATAAGAATTTCTAAATCACTCTAGCAATAGACGTTTCGTATTTCGATCTAGGAtaagatttcaaataaaaatatactatgTCAATAGGCATTATTTTCTGTTGTAATTCTTATTATTCAACATAATACTTAGGATTcaacttatttattatatttattttgattcaacacacaaattttggcagaggtggttaaaaagttcgctttGTAATTATAAATTCCGACTTCGACATAATTGTCTCGGCCTGGAGAAGTATCTTCTATCACAGCAATGGCTGAATCCTGTTTCATATGTGAAATGGGTAAGATGAACATTGTGTAGATGACCGTCAGATATACCGCGTCAGTGTTTGGCTGTTAGACGTCGCcaagtttaacatcaccacctgaTCAGTGGGTGAAGTCAGCGGACGTTACACTGTTGAAAACTGTTAGAATGTCCTTTAAATAAAGGTAATGGGTATTGCCCTTCCCCCTTTGATAAAgcctaaaatgaaataaaaaatggaattatGTGATCTGTTCTCATATAAGAGGATCGAATCTCTTTATTATAGGGCAATAAAATAGTCATAAGAaagcattaaattaaaaatgtGTTATCCAATATGAGAGACACAAACTCTATAGTTGACTATTCAGATGAAGCCATGTAAATAGTTTATTCCGAAACAGAAGGAGAATGTTGTTACACCGTGTATACCTTATTTAAGAAAAGAATTTGGGCAGACGGGCTTGATTAATAGAATTAGGTTTCATATTGGACATTGAgttcaaaataaaacaagtagagGGAATTATAGGAGGATAGATTTTGTGTTGATCAAAGAGCAATTATTAGTATAATAGTGCCTTATAATAGTGCTTTCATGAGTGGCATAGATGTCACATCTTATATCTCATATTTGAATGTGCAAAATCCAATATTTCTGTAATACATGtccaattttgttatatttctgttttaaagtttataaaaatgagaataattataagtaatgaagatatatatatatttctttattgcccacaaggggctaaacatagagaggacaaacaacgggattaagtcgattacatcgaccccagtgcataactggtcgacccgaaaagatgaaaggcaaagtcgaattcggcggaatttgaactcagaacgtaacggcagacgaaatactgcgaagtatttcgcccggcgtgctaacgtttctgccagctcaccgccttgaaagtATTGGAGATATATAACTACAAAAATGATAACAGAATCCTTCAAGTTTCCAGTCAAAGTTCTTTGCTATATATTTTCCTTACCTGGCTGCATACCAAACGTCCCACTATATCTGCAGAGCTTTCTACGGTTAAAATTGTAACTGCTAAAATTTTGTTATAGTTTCTGGTTTCCATAACAGCCGGCAGTACATAAATTATTGTCGATATACAACCGCTTATAAAGATGAGTGAAATGGTGTAGAATACAAAAGTTTTGTCtctaaacataaaatatagaaaaaaagaaaagaactcatTCTGCAATGTAAGTGAAAAATGAATGACATGTAAAAAGGTTGTGAGACACTGGTATATCACATTTAGCAATGTATCATTGTCCACGATACATTAGTTAGTGACTACTTTAATCTATGTTACAGTGAAATCTGTGTTACAAGAAAAGCAATGATCTTTTaccttaaaagaaatataaaattatgattagTTAGAAATGAATTCGGAGCCAACCCTTATAAACTGTCTTTAAGTGTAACCTTGTAAACGTGTATTACATACCTTACTTTGAGTCCGTTCGAATATGccaaactgatttcaaatttattcttcaatttagTATAGGCACTaagtttaataatttaataatctaTATTTTGACGCTTGGTGCAGATCAGGGGTGACCTCCGTATGGGAGGAAACCTCAATAAACTTTCGATTCCTAAGAAGCAAATATTTCACACCGTTTCAATGTGTAACGCCCCGGAAAAGGGCATGGTATTCAACTTTAAAGGAAGCAATATACAGCTGAGAAAATTTTTTTCGctcagataaagaaataaaataaaataaatacgaaaaacaaacaaaagacaaatcaAACAGTTTTTTGCTAGTAACTATCTTAGATAATGTGCTACATATTCGTGATACATAGGCAAAAACCGAAGCACTTAGGTTTAAGTGTTCTGCCCTGAAGCGCAAATAATGTTGGTATGAACTCATGAATAGGTTGTTGGTTATAAGCTATTTTTAGCTTTGATATATANNNNNNNNNNNNNNNNNNNNNNNNNNNNNNNNNNNNNNNNNNNNNNNNNNNNNNNNNNNNNNNNNNNNNNNNNNNNNNNNNNNNNNNNNNNNNNNNNNNNNNNNNNNNNNNNNNNNNNNNNNNNNNNNNNNNNNNNNNNNNNNNNNNNNNNNNNNNNNNNNNNNNNNNNNNNNNNNNNNNNNNNNNNNNNNNNNNNNNNNNNNNNNNNNNNNNNNNNNNNNNNNNNNNNNNNNNNNNNNNNNNNNNNNNNNNNNNNNNNNNNNNNNNNNNNNNNNNNNNNNNNNNNNNNNNNNNNNNNNNNNNNNNNNNNNNNNNNNNNNNNNNNNNNNNNNNNNNNNNNNNNNNNNNNNNNNNNNNNNNNNNNNNNNNNNNNtatacatatataaatagataaataaatataaatatatatatatatatgtgtgtgtgtgtgtgtgtgtgttatatatatataaacctatttcGAACACGAACCACATGTCCATAAAGTTGAgcaaaaaaaagcagaaaaaaagaaaaaaaaatattccgacACTGTGTCGTATAACGAACTGTCAAAATGTAACAGATcaagggagaaagaaaataaatactgttttattagataaaaggaataaacaaatgaaaagctGGTGATGCAGATTTGTCCTAAGCTCCTCATCTCATCCTATAATCCCTGATAATAATGAGCTGAGATTATTCAAGATACCACACGCAGGCACactgtgttatatatttttctcactccTTACCAAACCAAttatttcttctcctcttctgtctctctctgtcatatctatctatctatctatctatctatctatctatctatctatctatctatctatctacacacacgcacacacacacacacacacacacacacacacacacacacacacacacacacacacacacacacacacacacacacacatacatatgtatagtaattttatatattattgtattatgtatttatatatttatgtatgtttgaatatgtatccCGCTCTGAATAAATATCTCCGTCTTGTTTgcgtgaatataaataaaaataccaaaCCAATTAATGTCTTCTCTGCAAACATAATTAATACAGTTCTGTTTTTTATTTGCAATTAAAACTATAGTTATGTCATAGGCATTGTCAATTATTAGAAGACGTTTAATTCATGCCAGTTCAAGGGATGTGTTTGTCCAAGTTCTCTGTACGGTTTTAGGCTGCGATCTATTCAACCATGCGCTATCACGCCCCGCATCACACATTTTAACAGTAATTCAATTATGAAGTTAGACAAAGACTTACAGTTGGTATAGTATCTTCGTTCTATCTGCAAAATCaacttttcttttatagtttaATCAAAAGCACTCACAAACTTTTATAAAGACTTTTAAATAAGTGGGGAAAATGAGGAGGAAACGACAATTAATCGTTTGCAGCAATGGGATATCAGATTGTGCATATGACATGAATATTGCTAACAAACTGGATCCCGACTCAAGACACCCAAAGACTAGGTGGTCGTGAGAAGCTCGGTGACGGATTAAGTTTCTATAACATAAATAATGATAGCAATCCATTGTCAGTAGTTGATAATATAAAGATTTTGAACACTTCTTCTACCTTACAATATGTGTCGCTACCAAGTCAAAAACAGTACTTTAATGATGCTTACTGTATTTGTAGAGATACAGGGTAAGAAAACGATTCACTCATAACCCAGCATTTTCATCTACTAGGATTTTGTATATAAGTAAGTAGTTTTAATTTCTAGTTGTAAATGTTATATAACAAGTGTTTCTTTTGTAGGGCAACATTGAAACATTACAAAAATGTTGAATGATAGGCCAGTTGACATTTGTTTCTCTTATGTCGggagtttgaatttttttaatagatCAGCAAATTTCACTCTACATTAGAGGTTGGATGAAgactttaatttatttacttagtttAATAGCTAGTGCTTTTGCTGATAACAGTAACGAAAATTACGCTTGTATATTCCTGTGAAAAAGCAAGAACTGTATCTGGTATACGTGTTTCAAATACAGTAATAAAATGTGGATTTCTCAGTCGAAGGAAAAACTATGGTGTTTGAAATAGTATGGAAAGAATTGCcataagttgttgttggcactccgtcgcttacgacatcgagggttccagtcgatccgatcaacggaacagcctgctcgtggctgagcactccacagacacgtgtatccttaacgtagttctcggggatattcagcgtgacacagtgtgactttgaattacaggcacaacagaaacagcaagaaatagtgagagaaagttgtggtgaaagagtacagcaggattcgccaccatcccctgccggagcctcgtggtgcttttaggtgtcttcgctcaataaacactcacaacgcccggtctgggaatcgaaaNNNNNNNNNNGCCTCGTGGTgcttttaggtgtcttcgctcaataaacactcacaacgcccggtctgggaatcgaaaccgcgatcctatgactgcgagtccgctgccctaaccactgggccattgcgcctccacattgccATAAGAAACCACCGACTTATAATCTGGTGCTATAAGTACAACACTGGATTAAGACAGTCAATTCAATTGACAAAAGTATCAATGTACATATGGCTTTCTATTAATTCCATGTGAATTATCCTGGATATTGTTTAGCTTATAACTATGAGACTAACTTTTTGTGTAAGCAAATATTTGTTGCGACCACATTTCTTTATAAAGCTCCATAATGTAAACAGCGTTTTTAAGCCATTGACTGAAACGCCGAGTGTCATATAactaagtttatcttaatcttctttcttttttattttattgcacaCTCTTTAATTTAGAATATCGAACTGGTCTTTGTATAACTGAtgttaaataattcttttaactGAACTGCATCTTTGacgaatttctttaattttatctgGAATCAAGTACTGTGTGTCAGAATCCACGTGTAAACTTTATGAAAGTTCCTAACAGTTCAGTAATTAAGGattttcttccccttttcttccaccacatttcctttgtttttttttctatcagagttcaaattcttgtATCATCCCTTTAATGATCCTAGGTGAAGTACAAGTCTtcatgtgacagcaaagaaacaaaaaaacccctccaaaacaaacaaaaaacaatagcaaaaaagaCCTAcaaatttcaacaattttttatgTCCGTAAAGGAATGATATTCCATAGATGTTTAAGCTCTTCTAAACTGGAAGATAGCCAGAACTATGTAAGATTATTTGTGCTTAATCTCTCCGTAATTGACCATGAAATAAACTACAGCGACATGGGTTGCATTTCTAGACAGAGTATTTAAAGGCGAAGCAAGAACATCGAAGAGGGTTAAATGACAACTgcacaaatttataattttaaaagagcAGAGGCAATTGTAATAATGAATACTAAGGATACTTGAAAAGGGCTGACTAATTATGGTGATGCTTTTCGTTTTCTTAGTTCAGTGTTTCCTATTTTGATGTtatgtttttaaacttttattcaaTTACTTTCTATTCCCATTCTCTACTCCCATTCTCTGAAGATCAATGTTTGACGTCACCAAATGGAAACATCCAAATTTCGGTATTGTTTTATAGTATTAATAATTTAACCTAAATTGTAATAGTTACCAAAGGAAGTTTAATCTAAGTAACAGTAGAAAAGTAACGAAACAATGCTTGAAAGTAGACTTACCTGAATATTGATAAGTGAaaccaaacatttttttctgctgATAATTTGCATGAGGTCTTATTATTCATATTAGCATCTAAAGGCGTTATGAgtaacgtaaagacacacgagtTCAACAAAACAGCACTCATCAACCAAAATGCTCCACGCCAGCCATATGTATCTACGCTTAGAGTAATTAAAATAGGGAATGTCATTATTCCAACAGGAAATCCTATTGTGGAAATTGTGAGAGCCATTTTTATGTTTGCGGGAAAAATTTGACTCACGGCTACCAACGCAGAAACGTAGTTTAAGCTGCTGCCAAAACCTATTGGGGATCAAGAAAACGTGAGATTTCTTGTTATAATGACATTGTATTAAAATACGATAATATAGNNNNNNNNNNNNNNNNNNNNNNNNNNNNNNNNNNNNNNNNNNNNNNNNNNNNNNNNNNNNNNNNNNNNNNNNNNNNNNNNNNNNNNNNNNNNNNNNNNNNNNNNNNNNNNNNNNNNNNNNNNNNNNNNNNNNNNNNNNNNNNNNNNNNNNNNNNNNNNNNNNNNNNNNNNNNNNNNNNNNNNNNNNNNNNNNNNNNNNNNNNNNNNNNNNNNNNNNNNNNNNNNNNNNNNNNNNNNNNNNNNNNNNNNNNNNNNNNNNNNNNNNNNNNNNNNNNNNNNNNNNNNNNNNNNNNNNNNNNNNNNNNNNNNNNNNNNNNNNNNNNNNNNNNNNNNNNNNNNNNNNNNNNNNNNNNNNNNNNNNNNNNNNNNNNNNNNNNNNNNNNNNNNNNNNNNNNNNNNNNNNNNNNNNNNNNNNNNNNNNNNNNNNNNNNNNNNNNNNNNNNNNNNNNNNNNNNNNNNNNNNNNNNNNNNNNNNNNNNNNNNNNNNNNNNNNNNNNNNNNNNNtatatatatatatatgtaaataaatttaaataagtagaaagtggagaaaacttttgatcaaaaaacaaattgaccaacatcggttaattattttttttatacaaagcgtaacataacatttcttacggccgtttcggcTGCCAATGTCAGTCGgtgcttattttcttctttatttacgtCTAACCCTGTAACGGTCTTAGCTTGCCCTTGGTTTAGATATAACTGACCAATTGTAGAGATAGCTGGGCTTTGGTCAATTCCATTGTGGACAACAGGCTGTTGGTCTCTAGAATATTTCTGTAAGTACACCATTATAAAAACTTTACGGGtttgtttttggataaatattaattaactcTATTTACGAAATCATAAGTACTATCCTTTTTCTAGACATATTGGcgattcctgttttactttaTATAAAGAGGTAAGCCACAAATATTATTCCTCTAATTCATTTGCTAGTTCACTCTTTTGCTTATCGACTTCAAGCTTCACACTGCAAGATGGtatgattctaatatattgagCCTTCTGGCTTCATCTCGAGGCCCTGTTTTTTCctcttccccctttctttcttttatttcgtgtatttgtattcactctgatgaagctccatgtactagatcgaatgtgctataaaggtgacgaatattattttcggaattttctttGTAAGCACCGACTGACATTGGCAGTCAAAACGGTCGTAagaaatattatgttatgttttgtattaaaaaaataattaaccgatgttggtcaatttgtttgttagttgatcaaaagttttctccatttcctCCTTATttgaatttgattcctgataaacttttgtttattctgttattaccTGTACCCTATGAGCATAGTGTACTTACATACCCATCCCAGGGTTAACATAGGGAAATAATACCGATAGTAAGAACGGATATTCTTATTTTCCATAGACGGTTATTtgcttacctttatatatatatatatatatatatatatatatatatatatatatatatatatatatatatgatacagttAAGAAAACAAAGGATGGATCTTGCACAACTTCAATATCATTTACTACTGTTTACATACCGTCCGTTTCTAATGACAATCCACCTAACTGATTTCATGTGAAAATTTATGCAAAATCTGCGTTTGattagaaaattataaagaaatgcaTGCAGCTGTATACGCCCCCATTTACACATAAGCTAAAGAAAGCTCAATGCAGATTCGTAGTGATCCATAGAACAAACGATCAATTAAAAATAACTGGTTTCTCTGACCTTGAAGTAAGTCCCATTAGTGAGacgaaataatatttaatgatcaAATATTCAACTGTTCAGGTTGGCTGGTACACACCATTTTATTAAATGTCCTTCAAAATTAGTAAAAATGCATAAAGcataaaagaaatactgctatTATATTTGTcttgattttttgttttgattatggATTTCTGTCcaggtatatatgcattttttcagTCTCTGCTCATCAGCTTGCTTCAGTCCCTCTCCTCAGATGATGGCCATGACCGAGACCTAAATTTTCTAACAGTGGTATCCTTGCAATTTCTCCTTGATTGAAAACTATAATGACATCATTGACAGCTAACTCCAGGCAAAATCACCCGACAAATGTTGATTCAGGACACAGTTCCCAAACTAAATTGTGGAAGGATTCATTGTTATTTTACGATCCCCTATGCAAGCACTTATCCAAGAGTAAGGCTACGAACACAGGCTTCATTCTATCCGGCACAGATTTTATTTGGATCACGCTTGTCATCCACCTTTTTCGCTGGACACCAGTCAACACAGTGACTATGGTCCTTGAACCTGGGCTTGAAAATTGCCTATATGGCTGTCTTCATGGAGGGTTTGTTATTAGGGTAACTTCTGATGGTAGCTCCATAATGACCCTGTATGGATAGGATGGCTGAGCCTATCCTTACCTCCAGTACCAGTGTGctttttgtcatcatcaccagTGAATGATTTCTCTCTTTTTGCCTGTAGTAGGTCCCCCAATCTACGCCCCATCCTCTTCTGCACATGACCGCAGTATTCATATTTCTCAATTTTGATGTCCTTATAGATGGGAAGATCAGCATTGGCAGGCTAAGACAATAGATAGCAGAATAGGAACTATTTTCGCATCGAAATTTAACCATTTTTGAAAGAGCTTTGGGAGTTCCTGTTGGACATAGTTAAAGATGAAGACTTTGTTTACCTTTTGTTAGGGTAATTCCAAAATCAAAAATTTTGTTCCGAATAACGAAATCTCAGGTATTAGCCTTGCCATGAGTAGAGAATCTTAAATACATACAGTTACACGTAGAGTATGATGTTGATGAAAAACCAAAAATAGCAACTGAATGTAAAATTAGACTTTACTATAAACCAATCTTCATAGAAAGGCtaagaatatttgtataaacGTAATGCAAACAATCTGTGATGATGGATGCACTCGAATAttcatacatttcatacatagtAAGATTTGAAGACATTGAAATCATGAAGCCAATGTAATATAATTTGCATTGGCAAATTATGGTAGTGCCTATGGTGTGACAATGTGATGGTGTCGAAGACTATACTAGTGACGATGGAAGAAATAGTGGTGTTTGTGAAAATTGTGCTCACGGTATTAATGGTAGATGCGGTAGTGGTAATAAGGATAGTGATACTAACCTGTAACAATTCCCAGTGACGCCGCCAGATAAGGAGTTGTGTACGTAAACGTGCTCAATAACGTACCTAGAGAACTTAAGAGACTGCCTAGCAGAAGTGTAGCTCTTAGACCAATTTTATTGATGAACACACCAACGACTGTACCTATGTAAATAGCAGACAGGAACATCATTAAAAATCACTTAGTAGTTAAGCTATGCCTTTATCATCATGTTAGTTTTTCGTGTTTCCTTATTTTTGTCTCACGTCACTTAACGTATTCTCCCACGTTATCTCAGTTTTTACCCTTAGATTACTTTTTTGATACTTCTCAATGTCCATTCTATTTTCGTATAATCCAaccttctctctcattcctctACATTCTTCCTCGCATCTACTTTGTAACATGTTTTAGATTACATTGATAAAGGTTGTTCAACGTTGTTTTTACTAAGTAGAATAAGATTTTACTATTTCGGTTTCTATTTTGTAGTAATGCAACAAATAGAGTTAAGTGAGGTATCTCAAGGCATTTCACAATCTCTTTAACCGATGAAGTGTCATAATGCTTCGTGTAGTAattagatttataaattagatttataaattagattgtCTAGCGAAACACCGATGCTATTTTAGTCACTCTCCTTAAGAATGGCTTCAatccattttataaattttatattagcGTCAATATTGAAGCTATGTGTTTTAGTATTTTTTGCTTTTACGAAGTGTCAACAACCAGCGCCGTATTAcatcacacacgtacaaatatgtgtgcgtttatatatatatatatatatatcaggtcatcgtataagttctgtccgaattttgaatagagaaaacaagtgaggaataaatgattatcatatgaacttcattagcttacaactgtttccgctATAAGAAGCGGTggactttatatttatttatatacatatatgaatatttaggtgtgtgtgtatgcactaccttttataatatattgaaaattttatcaaaattcttTGGGTTCTCAGAGACACGTTAACCTGATACATCAGCAGAATCTACGTCAACTTTGAAAGAAGCTTCTCATAACCACAATCACAAACACGGCCAAAAAGCATGCTTTCAGTTTGAGATTTGTTTCCCCATTTTTATACACATCCACATTTGCTTAGTTATCTATCCCTATAACCTGTAGATATTATATGttgcaacgaaaaaaaaaacaaaaaaacaaaaaaaaacacactgcaGTAACCAGCATAGTAATTGACTGACCAGCAACACTGATAACTCCGATACAGAGCGACAGAATCCATGTTATTTCTCTTCTGCCAACTTGATAATCATGCATCCACGGTTCATACATCACGCCGAGTGAATAAGGGAATCCGGTGGCGTTGTAAATAATGAAGAACGCACTACAAATCACGATGATGCTTCGAATGGAAGTTAAATTCTTTATATAGTTGTTTGGCGGTATATCATTGCACTTGCTTATATTCTcgctgaaatgataaaaaaaaaaaaaaaaaaataataataataaacacacgccagaaaaggtcacagaaaacgagaaagcaaccatactctgggatatgccaatacacacagatagagaaattaaggcaaatagaccagatatagttgtcaaagatcctgaagaaaaaaaatgctttctaattgatgtatcaataccagcagatgacaacgtttctctaaaagaaatggaaaaactttcaaaatacaaagacctggaaatagagataactcgaatggggaatctaaaaacagaaacaattcc
The genomic region above belongs to Octopus bimaculoides isolate UCB-OBI-ISO-001 chromosome 2, ASM119413v2, whole genome shotgun sequence and contains:
- the LOC106872734 gene encoding monocarboxylate transporter 4-like isoform X1, whose protein sequence is MVSKYHTNEIFEKPSPSNVICISLQKQTEPGNAIHHSSENISKCNDIPPNNYIKNLTSIRSIIVICSAFFIIYNATGFPYSLGVMYEPWMHDYQVGRREITWILSLCIGVISVAGTVVGVFINKIGLRATLLLGSLLSSLGTLLSTFTYTTPYLAASLGIVTGFGSSLNYVSALVAVSQIFPANIKMALTISTIGFPVGIMTFPILITLSVDTYGWRGAFWLMSAVLLNSCVFTLLITPLDANMNNKTSCKLSAEKNVWFHLSIFRDKTFVFYTISLIFISGCISTIIYVLPAVMETRNYNKILAVTILTVESSADIVGRLVCSQVIRVHFITSMLLYIVNSVLFSATMILIPILHGYMMLLIGTLLLGFFSGLVLSIHSVVVLDIIGGKKCSSAIGFGETACGAGNLFIGLIAGYIVEMSHTFDYFFKIMGITSIIVMAVLIIQINFNTIRKCFHLNSKVGINESKTDVDLNQKF
- the LOC106872734 gene encoding monocarboxylate transporter 4-like isoform X2; the encoded protein is MVSKYHTNEIFEKPSPSNVICISLQKQTEPGNAIHHSSENISKCNDIPPNNYIKNLTSIRSIIVICSAFFIIYNATGFPYSLGVMYEPWMHDYQVGRREITWILSLCIGVISVAGTVVGVFINKIGLRATLLLGSLLSSLGTLLSTFTYTTPYLAASLGIVTGFGSSLNYVSALVAVSQIFPANIKMALTISTIGFPVGIMTFPILITLSVDTYGWRGAFWLMSAVLLNSCVFTLLITPLDANMNNKTSCKLSAEKNVWFHLSIFRDKTFVFYTISLIFISGCISTIIYVLPAVMETRNYNKILAVTILTVESSADIVGRLVCSQVIRVHFITSMLLYIVNSVLFSATMILIPILHGYMMLLIGTLLLGFFSGLVLSIHSVVVLDIIGGKKCSSAIGFGETACGAGNLFIGLIAGYIVEMSHTFDYFFKIMGITSIIVMAVLIIQINFNTIRKCFHLNSKR